A part of Agromyces protaetiae genomic DNA contains:
- a CDS encoding bifunctional 4-hydroxy-2-oxoglutarate aldolase/2-dehydro-3-deoxy-phosphogluconate aldolase, with translation MTAATVLSPAELRTFLARSRVVPVLRTSTADELRALVEASRVAGFGVVELTATVPGWQGVLQDVVDDSRYADLAIGVGTVVSPEIAREAAALGAHFLVSPFPVPEAVLEDAPPLVQGGLTPGELRAAGAATGVAKLFPAASVGTGHLKAVRDVLPQLEIMPTGGITPATARDWLDAGAIAVGMGTALFKLDDAELAAFVASVGIVG, from the coding sequence ATGACCGCCGCGACCGTCCTCTCCCCCGCCGAGCTGCGCACGTTCCTCGCGCGCAGCCGCGTCGTCCCCGTGCTGCGCACGTCGACGGCCGACGAACTGCGCGCGCTCGTCGAAGCGAGCCGCGTCGCGGGCTTCGGCGTCGTCGAACTGACGGCGACGGTGCCGGGCTGGCAGGGGGTCCTGCAAGACGTCGTGGATGACTCGCGCTACGCCGACCTCGCGATCGGCGTCGGCACCGTGGTCTCACCCGAGATCGCGCGCGAGGCCGCCGCGCTCGGCGCGCACTTCCTCGTGTCGCCGTTCCCCGTGCCCGAGGCCGTGCTCGAGGACGCTCCGCCGCTCGTGCAGGGCGGACTCACGCCGGGCGAGCTGCGCGCCGCGGGCGCGGCGACGGGCGTCGCGAAGCTCTTCCCGGCCGCGAGCGTCGGCACGGGGCACCTGAAGGCCGTGCGCGACGTGCTGCCCCAGCTCGAGATCATGCCGACGGGCGGCATCACGCCCGCGACGGCGCGCGACTGGCTCGACGCGGGCGCGATCGCCGTCGGCATGGGCACGGCGCTCTTCAAGCTCGACGACGCCGAGCTCGCCGCGTTCGTCGCGAGCGTCGGGATCGTCGGGTGA
- a CDS encoding sugar kinase — MEVLTLGEALVCFSRPTDPEEAARGRYVRSMGGAEANTAMGLARLGHDVVWASMLGDDPLGEYVLDTLAGEGVRTDHVGRSATRPTALMLKERRGAHDTAVTYYRRDSAGTELAPGHLDEAVVASARRVHLTGVAIAIGEGPRALVHETAERAAAAGVTVSFDPNFRPAIISEADASNEYRRVLASTDELLCNETEARLITGEADLDAALDALAALGPSTVIVKRGADGALVLHHGERRVVPAHPAPNPVDPVGAGDAFNAGWIHARLAGLGLDDSLALAAFVAAQVVQHPGDYEGFPDADAVAAFVAARDIQQPRDIRTPSLTPSETA; from the coding sequence GTGGAGGTTCTGACCCTCGGCGAGGCACTCGTGTGCTTCTCCCGACCGACCGACCCCGAAGAGGCCGCCCGCGGCCGGTACGTGCGCTCGATGGGCGGCGCCGAAGCGAACACCGCGATGGGGCTCGCCCGCCTCGGCCACGACGTCGTCTGGGCGTCGATGCTCGGCGACGATCCGCTGGGCGAGTACGTGCTCGACACGCTCGCGGGCGAGGGCGTCCGCACCGACCACGTCGGCCGCAGCGCGACCCGCCCGACGGCCCTCATGCTCAAGGAGCGCCGTGGCGCCCACGACACCGCCGTCACCTACTACCGTCGCGACTCGGCGGGCACCGAGCTCGCGCCGGGCCACCTCGACGAAGCGGTCGTGGCGAGCGCGAGACGCGTGCACCTCACGGGCGTCGCGATCGCCATCGGCGAGGGCCCTCGGGCGCTCGTGCACGAGACCGCCGAGCGCGCGGCGGCAGCCGGCGTCACGGTGAGCTTCGATCCGAACTTCCGTCCGGCGATCATCTCCGAGGCCGACGCCTCGAACGAGTACCGCCGTGTGCTCGCCTCGACCGACGAACTGCTCTGCAACGAGACCGAGGCGCGCCTCATCACGGGCGAGGCCGACCTCGACGCGGCGCTCGACGCGCTCGCAGCGCTCGGCCCGTCGACCGTCATCGTGAAGCGCGGCGCCGACGGCGCGCTCGTGCTCCACCACGGCGAGCGCCGCGTCGTTCCGGCCCATCCGGCCCCGAACCCCGTCGACCCGGTCGGCGCGGGCGACGCGTTCAACGCCGGCTGGATCCACGCCCGCCTCGCGGGCCTCGGCCTCGACGACTCGCTCGCCCTCGCGGCGTTCGTCGCGGCCCAGGTCGTGCAGCACCCCGGCGACTACGAGGGCTTCCCCGACGCCGACGCCGTGGCCGCATTCGTCGCAGCACGAGACATCCAGCAGCCCCGAGACATCCGCACCCCCTCCCTGACCCCTTCGGAGACCGCATGA
- a CDS encoding IS481 family transposase: MSKHRVIVLKIVAKQLTVTEAAEQYGLSRRHLHRLLARYREEGLDGLESRSRAPRTSPQKTTDRVRDRIVELRRALTDAGSDAGPVTIAWYLRTEGLRPPSTSTIRRVLHAAGLIIPEPRKRPRSSYVRFEASQPNETWQSDFTHWRLADGTDVEILNWLDDHSRLLLSCTVHHPVTGQDVVDTFLACVDDYGPPASTLTDNGRVYTARHGGGRNAFEYVLAVLNIVQKNGAPNHPQTQGKIERFHQTLKRWLTARPRATTIPELQHQLNQFREHYNQHRPHRARETTPAIAYAASPKAAPASSRPDTIHYRVRHDHVGSNGKISFRRAARMHHLGIGANHRGTPVILIADEHTVTVIALRTGEIIATNTIDPNKAYWRNTMRAPGRWPGALKT, translated from the coding sequence ATGTCGAAGCACCGGGTGATCGTGTTGAAGATCGTCGCGAAGCAACTCACCGTCACCGAGGCGGCGGAGCAGTACGGACTCTCTCGGCGGCATCTGCACCGGCTCCTCGCCCGTTACCGGGAGGAGGGACTGGATGGCCTGGAGTCTCGTTCCCGAGCCCCTCGAACCTCACCGCAGAAGACGACAGACCGGGTGCGGGACCGCATCGTCGAACTGCGCCGCGCTCTGACCGACGCCGGAAGCGATGCCGGGCCGGTCACGATCGCCTGGTATCTGCGCACGGAAGGGCTGCGACCGCCGTCGACGTCCACGATCCGACGGGTCCTGCACGCCGCCGGCCTGATCATTCCCGAGCCGAGGAAGCGTCCGAGATCCTCCTACGTGCGGTTCGAAGCATCCCAGCCCAACGAGACCTGGCAATCCGACTTCACCCACTGGCGCCTTGCCGACGGCACCGATGTCGAGATCCTGAACTGGCTCGATGACCACTCCCGCCTGCTGCTGTCCTGCACCGTCCACCACCCGGTCACCGGCCAGGACGTCGTGGACACGTTTCTCGCCTGCGTCGACGACTACGGCCCGCCGGCGTCCACGCTGACCGACAACGGCCGCGTCTACACCGCCCGACATGGCGGAGGACGCAACGCGTTCGAATACGTCCTGGCCGTACTGAACATCGTGCAGAAGAACGGCGCCCCGAACCACCCGCAGACTCAGGGGAAGATCGAACGCTTCCACCAGACCCTCAAACGCTGGCTGACCGCCCGACCCCGCGCGACCACGATCCCCGAGCTGCAACATCAGCTCAATCAATTCCGGGAGCACTACAACCAGCACCGCCCGCACCGCGCTCGAGAAACGACTCCCGCGATCGCCTACGCAGCCTCACCGAAAGCCGCGCCCGCCAGCAGCCGCCCCGACACCATCCACTACCGCGTCCGCCACGACCACGTCGGCAGCAACGGCAAGATCAGCTTCCGCCGTGCCGCCCGCATGCACCACCTCGGAATCGGCGCGAACCACCGCGGCACACCCGTCATCCTCATCGCCGACGAACACACCGTCACCGTCATCGCACTCCGCACCGGCGAAATCATCGCGACCAACACCATCGACCCCAACAAGGCCTACTGGCGCAACACGATGAGAGCCCCAGGCCGATGGCCCGGGGCTCTCAAAACGTGA
- a CDS encoding P-loop ATPase, Sll1717 family translates to MKTSELLTSLRLGSEVAESDDELQDLFVPIAAFHEMVYDEADLILGPKGSGKTAIFRMMADDDFAIASLDDVDILPAFNTQGDIMFQHLRREIGMPTEEQLRTVWTAYILTFAGWHIVEMYNTPAVEKLKEVLELAGLPQSGQKPQSIWKALVDRFARLTKPIGVEAKLGMGTGMPNVEGRLEYQEESPTPTPQKDSAFASLDVNAVVLAMIDALRSTGRRCWIIFDRLDEAFEDDPEFERLALRALMRAHSNISSYGKEFRTKLFLRDDVLDRVTNDAGFVNLTHLRSMRISWTRNQLLDMLVKRIIISDLALKHLHHRGVKNQAGVLRAILPTVNESSGRKSRGNRSSELIDPLTYLISKSSDATLEINPRNVISMIRSARTIELAACQVRDPELNGNAQPPIKQESFVRAWQQLSSKRLVDTLYAENNSLREIIESFRNGPQGFGGNFLRSHLNQSGVPSSEIDSKLRALQYCGFLKLTGRNLYRIADLYRPGLGLNPQTIKGAGAARSAEPKLT, encoded by the coding sequence GTGAAGACTTCGGAGTTGTTGACCTCGCTAAGACTGGGCAGCGAAGTCGCTGAGAGTGACGACGAGTTGCAAGACCTATTCGTGCCGATCGCCGCGTTCCACGAGATGGTGTATGACGAGGCCGACCTGATTCTGGGCCCCAAGGGCAGCGGAAAGACGGCCATATTTCGAATGATGGCTGATGACGACTTTGCGATAGCCAGCCTCGACGATGTAGACATCCTGCCGGCCTTCAACACTCAGGGCGACATCATGTTCCAGCATCTTCGGCGCGAGATCGGGATGCCGACGGAAGAGCAACTGCGGACCGTCTGGACGGCATACATCCTGACATTCGCGGGCTGGCACATCGTCGAGATGTACAACACCCCTGCAGTCGAGAAGTTAAAGGAGGTGCTGGAACTTGCGGGACTGCCCCAGTCGGGGCAAAAACCACAGAGCATTTGGAAGGCGTTGGTCGATCGCTTCGCGCGATTGACCAAACCAATTGGCGTCGAGGCGAAGCTCGGTATGGGGACCGGGATGCCTAATGTTGAGGGCCGGCTGGAGTACCAAGAGGAGTCCCCGACGCCAACGCCGCAAAAGGATAGCGCCTTCGCAAGCCTGGACGTGAATGCCGTCGTACTGGCGATGATCGATGCTCTTCGTTCGACAGGACGGAGATGCTGGATTATATTTGACCGACTGGACGAAGCCTTTGAGGACGACCCAGAGTTTGAGCGACTGGCGCTGCGTGCCCTGATGCGTGCGCACTCCAACATCTCGTCGTATGGCAAAGAATTCCGTACCAAGCTGTTCCTCCGAGACGACGTCCTCGATCGTGTGACGAACGACGCTGGCTTCGTGAATCTGACGCACCTGCGGTCGATGCGCATCTCGTGGACTCGTAATCAACTTCTGGACATGCTCGTCAAGAGAATCATCATCAGCGACCTCGCGCTGAAGCACCTTCACCACAGAGGTGTGAAGAATCAGGCCGGCGTTCTTCGAGCAATATTGCCAACCGTTAACGAGAGTTCCGGCAGGAAGAGCCGCGGAAACCGAAGTTCGGAGCTCATTGACCCGCTCACTTACCTCATCAGTAAGAGTTCCGACGCGACATTGGAGATCAATCCGCGCAACGTCATCTCGATGATTCGATCGGCCAGAACGATTGAGCTTGCTGCATGCCAAGTGAGGGATCCCGAACTCAACGGGAATGCTCAACCTCCGATCAAGCAAGAGTCATTCGTCAGGGCTTGGCAGCAGTTGAGTAGCAAGCGTCTAGTTGACACGCTTTACGCTGAAAACAACAGCCTGCGAGAAATCATCGAGTCATTCCGCAACGGTCCACAAGGTTTCGGTGGGAATTTTCTTAGGAGCCATCTGAATCAGTCTGGAGTGCCCAGTTCGGAGATCGATTCAAAGCTTCGGGCGCTCCAGTATTGCGGTTTCCTCAAACTCACTGGTCGCAACCTATACCGCATCGCCGACCTATACAGGCCAGGGCTTGGCCTCAATCCCCAAACGATAAAGGGCGCCGGTGCTGCACGATCGGCGGAGCCTAAGCTGACCTGA
- a CDS encoding EamA family transporter codes for MSVTAVLLVLGAAVAHSAWNIVAHGVSRAGLPFLWCGSVVSTLLWLPLVPLTGGIGAGDIRGFLMGVGVSAVLHLGYMLVLQRGYAVGSLSTVYATARGSGPLLTVVVAVLALGERPSPAALVGVAAIIAGVVAIGFVDRAPRIGGRRGVDPAIVFGLLTGVAIAAYTLWDAHALRTWSISPVAYMVGCTALEVPLFTALLGRRLPQVVPFARREWRRLLVFGFLSPLSYILVLVAVTIAPVALVAPMREVSVVLVSLFGALVLREGRPGARLVASGVVVAGIALLAV; via the coding sequence ATGTCCGTCACCGCCGTCCTCCTCGTCCTCGGCGCGGCCGTCGCGCACTCGGCGTGGAACATCGTCGCCCACGGCGTCAGCCGCGCGGGGCTGCCGTTCCTCTGGTGCGGCTCGGTCGTGAGCACCCTGCTGTGGCTCCCGCTCGTGCCGCTGACGGGCGGCATCGGCGCCGGGGACATCCGCGGGTTCCTCATGGGCGTCGGGGTCTCGGCGGTGCTGCACCTCGGGTACATGCTCGTGCTGCAGCGCGGCTACGCCGTCGGCAGCCTGTCGACCGTCTACGCGACGGCGCGCGGCTCCGGGCCGCTGCTGACCGTGGTGGTCGCGGTGCTCGCGCTCGGGGAGCGGCCCTCGCCGGCGGCACTCGTCGGGGTGGCGGCGATCATCGCCGGAGTCGTCGCGATCGGGTTCGTCGACCGCGCGCCGCGCATCGGCGGCCGTCGCGGGGTCGATCCGGCGATCGTCTTCGGGCTCCTCACGGGCGTCGCGATCGCGGCCTACACGCTGTGGGACGCGCACGCGCTCCGCACCTGGAGCATCTCGCCGGTCGCCTACATGGTCGGGTGCACGGCCCTCGAGGTGCCGCTGTTCACCGCGCTGCTCGGGCGCAGGCTTCCGCAGGTCGTGCCCTTCGCGCGGCGGGAGTGGCGCCGGCTGCTCGTGTTCGGGTTCCTGTCGCCGCTCTCGTACATCCTCGTGCTCGTCGCCGTCACGATCGCCCCGGTCGCGCTCGTCGCGCCGATGCGCGAGGTGAGCGTCGTTCTCGTGAGCCTCTTCGGCGCGCTCGTGCTGCGCGAGGGGCGGCCGGGCGCGCGGCTCGTCGCGTCGGGCGTCGTCGTCGCGGGGATCGCGCTCCTCGCGGTGTAG